In Sphingopyxis macrogoltabida, the sequence TGGCGAAGCAGTTCGCCGCGGCCAGCGGCACCGAACAGTGCGTGACGCAGGCACAGGTCGATCAGGAAAATGCCGCCGACGCCCTGTCGAAGGGTTTCGGCGAAGGTTGCACTTGGGCGAAAAAGGAGATCGGCGGTAGCACGATCGACGTCGCCGGCACCTGCACCTCGAACGGCCAGAAGGTCGAACTCGCGATGAACGGCACGATGGCGGCCAAGAAGACCGACGTGCTCGTCACATCCAAGGGGCCCGCTCCGGCCGGCGGCCAGATGGAAATGCAGATGCAGGTCACCAGCACCAACGTCGGCCCCTGCAAGGCCTGACACGTTCACCATACGGGCAATACCCGGACAGGAGAGCGCGCGGCCCTTGGCTGCGCGCTCTTTTTTTGCAGGGCGGGCGCGAGGTTCCGATGGCCGCAGGTCGGGCGAGGATTCAGCCGAAAAACGAGATCGATAGCAAGCAAAGTAAGCTTTGTGCTTTCCGTATCGACATAGCGTGATACAAGCTGCCTGTAAGAAAGGTCGCAGGGTAAGTTGTCGGAGACGGAGAGAGGCGGACTCGCCGGGTAGAAAGCAGGTGGGGCTGCGTCCCACCCGGCGAAGTCTCAGTGCAAGAAGCCGGTAGATATTCCGAACGGTGCCAGGGACCAGCTCGCACCTTTCGACCCACCGGCTTCAATCCGTCTAACTGAGAACATGTCTCAGACCAGACCGCGGCGCTGTGGGGGGACACCGCGACGATTGGAAATTCGCAGAAACCGGTAACAGATTGCAGTTACATGGGGTCACGTAGCGGGGTGTAGCAAGATGATAAGAAGCCATTAACCTTGTTTGGCGGTTTTCCGGGGAGTTTGACGCGATTGTTATTTTTCGCCGGGAATAAATGGCCGTCTGTTACCGTTACAAGCGAGTAACAATGGCTGGCCGCGACTTCGGAATGCCGTATCACCCGCGCCGTCAGCGGGGGTTTGAGGAATAGCATGGATCACGCGAAAGCGACGGATACACAGACGGCGGCCGAAACCGACCGGATCATCGAGCAGGAATGCGAGCGGCTGCTCGAATCGCCGATGTTCGTTCGCTCGCCGGTGCTGTCGCGCCTGCTTCAGTTCCTCGTCGAACATCGTCTCCGCGGCGGTCGCAGCGCGCCCAAGGCCTATGCGATCGCGACCGAGGCGCTGGGCCGCAGCGCCGATTTCGACCCCGCGGTCGACAGCTATCCGCGCGTCATGGTCGGTCGCCTTCGCAGCCTGCTCGACCGTTATTATGCCGATACGCCGTGGGTCCATCGCCTTCGCGTTCCGCAAGGCAGCTACGAAGTGGTCATCCAGCATCGCAATGCGCCGCCGGGCCGTTCGCCGGTGGACCCGGACGATGCCGCATCGGCGCCTGCCGCCGATATGCCGGAGGCCGACAGGCCGCGCTCGCCGGCGACGCCCGGCTCCCACGTTGCACCCCGCCGGCCCCGCTGGGGCCTGGCCTTCGTTTTTGTGGCGCTCGCGCTGCTGGCGAGCTGGTGGTTCACCGCCGGCAAGGGCAAACTGCTCGCGGCCACTCCCGCGCCGATGCCGCTGCTCGAAGTCAGTGCGCCGATCGCCGGGGATAGCGGTCCCTCGCGGGCGCTGGCACGCGCACTCGACGGCAAGCTGCGCGACGGGCTTCGGCGGTTCGATCTGGTCGACCTGCGCAGCGCCGGCGCACCGGGCACCGCCGCCGCGGCCGGCCGCATCGACTACCGCCTCGACACGTCGCTCGTGCGCACGCTCGAGGGCAATGTCGATGTAACGCTGGTCCTCAACCGCGTTGCCGATCAGCGGACGATCTGGTCGCAGCAACTCCGGCTGACCGCCGACGAGGTGCCCGAGTTTACGGCGATCGACCCCGCCATCGCGCAGGTCGCGGGCGATTTCGGGATTATCGTGCGCGACCAGGTCCAGCGCCAGCCCGACAATTTCAACCCCGGCTTTCCCTGCCTCGCCCAGTTCAACCGCATGCGCCAGATGCGCAACCGGGCCAGCGTGCAGCAGATCGACGCCTGCCTTCGCGCCGGGCTGAAGACCAGTCCGAACGATCCGGTGACGCTGACTGCGCTGTCGCTGCTCCGTTTCGGTGACTGGCAGCCGCGGCGGACGACGAAGGAAGGGCAGGCGGCGTTCGCCGAGGCGCGGCTGCTCGCCGAGCAATCCTATCAAAATGGTCCGAACAGCTCGGCCGGGTTGTTCGCAATGGCCCGCGCCAGCTTTTATGCGGGCAATTGCCCTGCTGGCAACGCGATGGGCGATGCCGCGATCAAGCTCAACCCCTATGACCCCGACTTGTCGGGTTTCCTCGGCCTGTTCAAGACGACCTGCGGCCAGATGGACGAGGGCGAGGCGCTGCTCCGGCGTTCGCTTGCGCTCGATTCGTCCTATCCCGGCGTGCCCGCGGTGACGCTGGCCTTCCTGCTCTCGCAACGCGGCAATCAGGACGAAGCCCTGTCGATTCTCGACCAGATGCCGTCGCCGAGCAATATGGAGCCGCAATATCTGATGGTGCGTTCGGTCGTGCTCGCGCGCTCGGGCAACCTGCCCGAGGCGCGCCGGCAGTGGCAGCGCCTGCTTGCCTACACCGGGCAGCCGGCGAGCGCCCCGCCCGAGCGGGTGCTCCAGCAATTCGTCATCACTCCGGTGGTGATCGCGCGCGCCTCGGCTGCGCTGCGCGAGGCGGGCGTCGTTCCCGCGGCGAAGACCCGGCCATGATGCGGGTGCGACGAAGCGAAGAAAGCGGCTGCCGCCAACCATCCGGCGCCAGCCCTCTTGCCAGCCCCGCTGCTGCGCACTAGGGCAAACCCCAACATTCACGGCTTAGTCAGAAAAGGAATAGCGCATGAGCGATTCGGCCGAAAAGGTTAAGAAGATCGTCGTCGAACATCTGGGCGTCGAAGCCGACAAGGTCACCGAGGAAGCGAGCTTCATCGACGATCTGGGCGCCGACAGCCTCGATATCGTCGAGCTGGTGATGGCGTTCGAAGAAGAATTCGGCGTCGAAATCCCCGACGATGCGGCGGAAAAGATCGCCACCGTCAAGGATGCGATCGACTATATCGAAGCGAACAAGGGCTAAAGCCCTGCGATCCGGCCTGGCCGGATGCGGCGGCAAGCCGCCCACGCATTTCCGGCTTCCCGGTCACGAGCGCATGCGCGCAGCGGCCGGGAAGCTTTTTTTATGCGCGCGGCTCCTCTAGAAGCGCGCCGGGTCAAGTGATGCGGGTTCCCGTGGGGACGGGGGCCGACGAAAGGAACGATTATGCGCCGGGTTGTGGTGACGGGTTTGGGTTTGGTGACGCCGCTGGGCGGCGACGTCGAAACCAGCTGGAAAAATCTGATCGCGGGCAAATCGGGCGCCGGTCCGATCACCCATTTCGACGCGTCGGACCAGAAATGCACGATCGCGTGCGAGGTCAAGGGCCCCGACCATGAATATGGTTTCGACCCCGGCAAGCGGGTCGATCACAAGGTCCAGCGTCAGGTCGATCCCTTCATCATTTTCGGCATCGACGCCGCGGGGCAGGCGCTCGAAGACGCCGGCCTCACCGAAATGACCGAGGAGCAGAAGGTGCGCGCCGGCTGTTCGATCGGTTCGGGCATCGGCGGCCTGCCGGGAATCGAGAGCGAAAGCCTGCTGCTCGCCGAAAAAGGGCCCGGCCGCGTCTCGCCGCATTTCGTTCACGGCCGCCTGATCAACCTGATTTCGGGGCAGGTCAGCATCAAATATGGCCTCAAGGGCCCGAATCACGCCGTCGTTACCGCCTGTTCGACCGGCGCGCATTCGATCGGCGACGCGGCGCGGATGATCCGCGACGACGACGCCGATGTCATGCTTGCGGGCGGTGCAGAGGCGACGATCTGTCCGATCGGCATCGCGGGCTTCGCGCAGGCACGCGCGCTCAACATGAGCTACAACGACCGCCCCGAGCAGGCGAGCCGCCCCTATGACAAGGACCGCGATGGCTTTGTGATGGGCGAAGGCGCGGGCGTCGTCGTGCTTGAGGAATATGAGCATGCCAAGGCGCGCGGCGCGAAGATCTATGCCGAGGTCGTCGGCTACGGCCTGTCGGGCGACGCCTACCACGTCACCGCGCCCGATCCCGAAATGGACGGCGCCTTCCGCTCGATGAGCGCGGCGCTCAAGAAGGCGGGCATGACCCCCGCCGACATCGACTATATCAACGCGCACGGCACCTCGACGATGGCCGACACGATCGAACTCGGCGCGGTAAAGCGCCTGTTCGGCGACGCGATGAGCAATGTCTCGATGAGCTCGACCAAATCGGCGATCGGCCACCTGCTCGGCGGCGCCGGCGCGGTCGAAACGATCTTTTGCATCCTCGCGATCCGTGATCAGGTCGTGCCGCCGACGCTCAACCTCGACAATCCCGACGAGGGGACCGAAGGCGCCGACCTCGTTCCCAAGGTTGCGAAGAAGCGCAAGGTCAAGGCCGCGCTCAACAACAGCTTCGGTTTCGGCGGCACCAATGCCAGCCTGATCGTCAAGGCGGTCGAGGACTGATCTCGATTCTCCCTGTCGCGGAGCGATGGGGAGGGGACCGCGCCCGAGGAGCGTGGTGGAGGGACGGCGACGGCAGCGCCATCGCCCCTCCGTTAGCGCTTCGCGCTGCCACCTCCCCATCGCTCCGCGACAGGGAGGACCAAAAGCCTCTTTCCTACATCGCGCCGCCATGCTCTATCACCCCGTCGCCGGTGTCGGCTAAAGGCGACGAAGGAGACAATTTCGATGCGCGCATGCGTATCCTTTGTCTCCTTAAGAGCGAATAGGGAGAAACTGGTGCATCCGTTCCGCTGGCTGACGATGGCGATCTTTGCATTGTTGCTCGCCGCCTGCTCGGGCGGCGCGCCGCATGATGCCGAGGTTGTCGTCCCGCCGGGTGCGAGCATCGCGAAAGCGGGGCAGATCCTCGAGGAAAAGGGCCTCGTCTCGGCCTCCGAGTTTCGCAATCAGGCGCGCTTCTTCGGCTCGGACGATCCGATCAAGCCGGGCGAATACAGGATCGAGAAGGGGATGGACGCGGGCGACATCCTCGCACTTTTCCAGTCGGGCAAGACCATCCAGCGCCTCGTCATGATCCCGCAGGGCATGCCCTCGATCATGGTGTGGGAACGGCTGATGGCCGAAAAGCGGCTCAAGGGCGAAATCCCGGTGCCCGCCGAGGGCAGCATCCTTCCCGACAGCTATGCCTTCACCACCGGCGAAAGCCGCGCCGCGGTCGTCAAGCGGATGCAGGGTGCGATGGACAAGGCCTTCGCCGAACTCTGGGCAAAGCGTTCGCCGCGCACCGCGGTCAAGGACCGGAACGAGGCGATGGCGCTCGCGTCGATCGTCGAAAAGGAAACGTCGGTCCCCGCCGAGCGCCGCACCGTCGCCGGCGTCTATACCAACCGTCTCGCGGTCGGCATGAAGCTGCAGGCCGACCCGACGATCATCTATCCGGTCACCAAGGGCAAACCGCTCGGCCGCCGCATCCTGCGCTCCGAAATTCTGGCGGTAAACGACTATAATACCTATTCGATGATCGGCCTGCCCAAGGGACCGATTGCCAATCCCGGCAAGGCGTCGATCGCCGCGGTGCTCGATCCTGAGGCGAACGACTATCTCTTCTTCGTCGCCAAGGGCGACGGCAGCCATATTTTCGCGCGGACGCTTTCCGAGCATAATGCGAACGTCCAGAAATGGTATGCGCTGCGCCGCGAGCGCGGGGAGATGGAATAGCAATTGTTGCCCTTCGCCGGGCGACGGAAGCAGGAGAAGCCGGGTGGCCGCAGCAAAGCTCTTCCTTCATGGCGTCCCCGACAGCCCGGCGATCTGGCGCCCGCTACTCGCCGCGCTTGATCTTGGCGATACCCCGGTCGCGGTGCCCGCACTCCCGGGTTTTACCGGCCCGCTCCCGGCCGGATTTCCGGCGACCAAGGAGGCCTATGCGGATTGGGCCGCGAAAGAGGCGGAGGCGCTGTTCGCGGAGCACGGTCCGATCGATATCGTCGGTCACGACTGGGGGGCGCTGATCGCACAGCGCGTCGCGATGCTGCGACCCGACCTGATCCGCAGTTGGGCGGTCTCGAACGCGGTGATCGACCCGGACTATCGCGGCCACCGGCTGGCCCGCATCTGGAACACGCCGATCCTCGGCGAACTTTTCATGGCGCTGAGCAAGCCGGCAAAGCTCGCCGAGGGCCTCGCCGCGCAGGGCATGCCGGCCGATATCGCGGCAGAAGAGGCGGCGCAATGGGCCAGCAAGGACAAGCAGCGCGCGATCCTGAAGCTTTATCGCTCGGCAAAAGGGCTGAGCTTCGAGCATGACTGGGCGCGCGACGTCGGCCGGCTCCCCGCAAACGGTACGCTGATCTGGGGGGAGGGCGATCCCTATGTCGAACTGTCGGTGGCGCAGCGCTTTTCGTCGAACACCGGCACACCGCTGACCGTGATCGAAGGAGCGGGGCATTGGGCGATTGCCGAACGGCCGCGCGAGGTGGCGGCCGCGCTCTTGGCGTTCTGGAGCGGGCTTTGATCGGTGCAATCGATCACTATGACTGGCACACTCGATTTGACCCCGGTGTCAATCCCTGCTTGGGCAGCGGCGCGCGACCTTCCCGCAGAGGCGCGCAATAGCCGGCCCGGACATCCCCCCTCCCGTCCCGGCCGCTGGCGCCGTGCCCATCATCGTGACTGCGACGATGGGTGCGGCGGACCAGCATTATTTCGACGCGCTGCGTACCGCCCATTTTCCCCCGGATCGCAATCATCTCGCGGCGCACATCACACTCTTTCACCAACTGCCACCGTCGTGTCTCGACGAACTGACGCGGCTGATCCGCGCCATCGCCGCCGACACGCCGCCTCCGGCCGCGTCGCTCCGCGAAGTCTATTCGCTGGGCGGCGGTGTGGCCTTCCGTATCGACAGTGCCAGCCTGCTGGCGATCCGCGACCGCATCGCCGACCACTTCTTCGGCGCGCTCACCGCGCAGGACCGGGGAATGCCGCGTCTCCATATCACCGTCCAGAACAAGGTGACGGCCAGCGAGGCCAAGGCGCTGCTCGCCCGCCTCACCGAAGATTTCCGTCCCCGGCCGCTGGCGATCGCCGGACTCGCCGCGCACCATTATCGCGGCGGCCCGTGGGAGACCGCCTTTGCGGCTAATTTTCGCGGACGGCGTACATGATATTGACCGCCGCAATCGCGATGCCTATAGGCGCGGCTCGCCCGATGCGGCGACCCTTCGGGGCGGAGTAGCTCAGCCGGTTAGAGCAGCGGAATCATAATCCGCGTGTCGGGGGTTCGAGTCCCTCCTCCGCTACCATTCCTTGATCCGGAAGCTTCCACTAGCTTCCGCATTTTTCCAAAAATCGAAAGAAAAGCAGAGGTTTGCGGGTGATTCGCGTCCGCATGCGCCCATGGTCTTCCACATGCAGCCAGATTTGGTGTGGGGGTATTTTGGGGGTATTTTCGCGGAGTGTCGGAAAGGAGCGATACCCCCAATGCCTCTCACGGAGACTCAGGCCCGAAATTCCAAGCCAAGTGATCGCGCCTACAAGCTGGCCGACGGGGAGGGCCTATTCCTGTTCGTCCAGCCGAACGGATCAAAGTTGTGGCGGATGAAGTACCGCTTCGCAGGCAAGGAGAAGTTGCTCTCGTTCGGCGCTTACCCAGACCTCGGGATAGCTGCAGCGCGTGCCAAGCGCACAGCCGCAAAGGCGTTGCTAGCCGAGGGCAAGGATCCAATGAAATCCAAGGGGGAAGTGATCTCGCAGGAGGGTGCCACTTTCTTTGATGTCGCAAAGCGCTGGCATGAAAATCGAAAGAGCGCGTTGAATGCCGCGCACGCCGAACGCGTCTGGTCGCGCATGGAAAGGGACGTGTTTCCAGCCATCGGCGAGAAACTCGTTCATGAAATCACGGCGCCCGACGTCCTGGCAATGATACGCAAAATCGAAGCAAGAGGCGCGCTCGATATCAGCCGGCGTGCGAAGCAAGGGGTGGGGCAAGTCTTCCAGTTCGCAATCGCGTGTGGCCTGGCCTCGAATGATCCGACGACACATCTGCGTGGGGCGCTAAAGCCGCGACCACGAGTGAAGCATATGAGCCGTCTGCCGCTCAGCGAATTGCCCGCATTCATCGAGAAGCTGCATGCCTACCAGGAAGAGGGCGAACGGCGGTCCTCAATCACCCGTGACGCAGTTCTCTTTGCGCTCCTGACTTGGGTTCGAACGAAGGAGCTCCGCTTCGCCGCCAAATCCGAGTTCGAAGACCTCGGCGGCAAATCACCTGTCTGGCGCATACCGGCCGAGCGAATGAAGATGGGACGAGAGCATTTGGTGCCCCTCTCGCAGCAGGCAACGCACATCGCGAAATCTATGATAGCAGCAGCGCCTGGCGAGTTTCTCTTCCCGGGTAATGGCCCAAACATGCCGCTTTCAGAGAACACAATGATCTACGCGCTCTATCGCCTCGGATACCACAGTCGCCAAACCGTACACGGCTTCCGGGGCTTGGCGAGCACCTGGGCCAATGAGCAGTTGGTCGAGTTCGGCAAGCCGCCCATGTGGATCAGGAAATACCATGAGGATTGGGTCGAACTACAGCTCGCGCATTCGGAGAAAAACGACGTGCGTGGAGCTTACAATGCCGCTGAATACCTGGCTCCTCGGCGCCGGATGATGCAGGACTGGGCTGACTATCTGAGCGGCGGGAAGGTCATCGACATCAAGAAGGCAGGGAAGCGCGCAGCCTGATAACTATGGCTTCGATCAGACCGGTCCAATCCAGTCTGCGCGCAAACGATCTCGACCTGCGACAACCCCCTCGACAATCACCGCTGATCCGACGAATTCGCATTTGGGTTCTTCGCTCTCGATGATCCAGACGACGTCGTCTGTCGTGGTCAGGAACAACCCGCGTCTACCACGGCTCAAAACTCCCGAGACGCGTCTTCGATCCGCGCTCACAACACCCCCCCGTTCAAAAACGCCAATGGCGCAGCACTTCACGCACATAGGCCGGTGTCTCGCCATTGCGAGGAATACCGCCTGCGCGCTCGACGGCACCTGGACCTGCATTGTAGGCAGCGAGGGCCAGATGAACCACCCCGAACTTGTCCAGCATCTGGCGTAGGTATCGGGCCGCACCCAAGATGTTCGCCTTGGGATCGAAGCGATTTGAAACGCCAAGGTCCCGCGCTGTCCCTGGCATCAATTGCCCCAAGCCTGCGGCCCCGGCCTTGCTGATGGCCATCGGATTATATCGTGATTCCGTCCATACAAGAGCGTCGAGAAGGCCGCTTGGTAGCGAGTATTGAGCCTCAGCAGCGTAAACATGAGGAAGGTAGCTTGCCCGACGGAAGCCCGATGGCGCGCTGCTTTGGGGCTTTGGATATCGATAGGGCAGATAGGTTCGACCCGCATCGGTAGCCAGCGGCTCGGACGAGGCCGTTGGAGGCTTTCTCCAAATGCCATGTTCGACGAGAAGGAAGCCATCAGTCCCTTCTGCAACGCGGAAGCCATCGGTCGTCAACTCCGAGGCAACGGTCATCTGAGGGGGCTCCATCTCCTGCGCGTGAGCGGGGAGGACGGACCCAAATCCTGTCGTTGCCCCTGCAACTACTGCCCATTTCAGTCTCATTCCCAAATCCTTTGGTGGTCGAATCGGGAAAGAACATATATAGAACATATGATGTAGGAAAATGAAACGTCAGCGACGCAGAGCGGAGGCTGCGCGGGTGGAGGCACGTTACGATGGAGATGCCCCCATGCACCAACACCGATCATCCCAATTCCAAGGTCTGCAACTGGAAACCCGCGCGCGCAAGATAGTCGAGCAGCTGGGCGGTGCCTGGTCGCGTTCGCGCGGAATGTGCTGCTGTCCGGCCCACGACGACCGCACTCCTTCGCTAAGTATCACACTCGGAAAGCGCGCAATTCTTGTTCATTGCTTTGCCGGCTGCACGAACGAGGCGGTGATAGAAGCCATGGCCGGGCTCGGAATAAGAATTGCGGATCTGTTCGATGGCACGAGTGGTCCGATCGTGGCCGAACCGCGCGAGGAAGTCGCCAATCGCAATGCGCTGAGGCTCTGGCGTGAGGCGTCGACCATCGCTGGCAGCCCCGCCGAGAAGTACCTCGTGTCCAGAGGCATCACGATTTCTTCGCCGGAGCTGCGTTTCCACCCGCACATGCCGCTGGGGCCAAAGGGTGCTGTCCGGTTTCTACCCGCGATGGTGGCAGCCGTGCGCAATGATGCCGGAATTCTGGCGCTGCACCGCTCCTTCCTTGACCTCGACAAAACCAGCTTGGCTTCTTTCGATCAGCCCAGGCGTGCGTTAGGCAGCCCCGGTTCTGGGGCGGTGCGTTTCGCGTACCCGAATGGCGGACGCCTTGGCCTCGCAGAGGGAAACGAAACGGCCCTCTCAGCGATGCAAATGTTCAAGGTTCCCTGCTGGGCGACGCTAGGAAACGAACGCTTCGGCTTGGCCACAATCCCGGAATCGGTGCACCAGCTATATCTCTTTGTCGACAATGATGCGGGCGGGCGCCTTGCTGAAGAGCGTGCGCGAGAGGCCTACGCTTGCGAAGGGCGGCTGATTGTCACCAGGCGTCCGGAGCTAACCGGCGACGACTGGAATGATGTGCTCATGCGCTCAGTCCGAGCTGCGGTCTGAATGTCGGTTAGAGGAAAGCGGGCTTGGGGCCTTGTGAGGCCCCCGGGCGGATCCATCCGAACGGACACCCGGACAAACCCAGGGCCTCTTCAGGAGGTCTCTCATGTCACACGCAAATACCGCTTTCGCATTCTCCGATCCCGCCGAGCTGCCAGTGCTGGCAGCGGCGAGGGCGCTGGCCGCGCGGCTCGTTGCAGATCAAGCAATTTCACGGCTCACTGTGAATGCAACGATGGCCGATCACTTCGGCGGTAGCGACGCCGAAGGACGCTGGTCCGTACGCGATGCCCATGCGGCACTTGAATTGGCGCAGGTGTTGTTTCTGGCGCAGGCGACCGAATTCTCACCTGCAATGTCACCCAGCTTTGCCGATGAGGCTTTCACGCGCCTTGAAGGTCTGGTCCCGACCCAGTCCAACCGTAGCGACGAGCAGATCGAGTGGCAACAATTCGCGACGCCGCCCCGTCTGGCCTGGATGGCTGCAAAGGCATGCGCGATTTCTGCCGCTGAACTGGTTCTCGAACCGTCGGCCGGGACCGGGATGCTGGGCGTATGGGCAGCAAAGGCAGCTGCGCGTCTCGCTCTCAACGAGATATCGCCGCTGCGCCGCGAATGCCTGGGCGCCGTGTTCCCAGAGGCGACAGTCACGGGATTTGACGGGGAACTGATCGACGAACTTCTCAAGCCCGACGTGGGTCCGAGCGTGGTGCTGATGAACCCGCCCTATTCACACGGAATCGAAAGGGGCCACGATAGTCGCACTGGCGATCGGCACTTGCGTTCTGCCTGGAATCGCCTTCTGCCCGGTGGCCGCCTGGTCGCAGTGATGCCCGAATGGTTCGAGCTTCCGAAGTTTCTTGTCGGGATCGCCGGTCCCGTCTCGTTGCGCCTCAACGCGATGATCGAGCGCGGTTTCGTCAAGCAGGGCACCTCTATCGCAACCCGGCTCTTGGTTCTCGACAAGGCTGACGATGGTACCAGCCCGATCATCGCCCAGCCGGCAAACTTTGCCGAGCTTCATCTGCTGATCGATATGCTGCCTGACCGGGTAAGCCTGCCCGCCGAGCCCAGCATCGGCATCAAGCCAGCATTGCCGCTTCGGCTGGTTGCGAACAGGACGAAACCTGTTCCACTTAAGGTCCATCCAACCGCTGCGGCGCCGTCGATCCTGCCGCTTGATTTTACTCCGCTCGAAGCACCTGCGCCGATCGAAAGCCAGGTTGGGCATTATTTGCCCTACCGGCCGAGCCGGATCTCAATTGCAGATGCTGTCCCGCATCCGACCCCCCTGGTCGAATCCGTTGCGATGGGTTCGATAACCGCACCCGTGCCCGAAGTGGTGCCTCAGCTTCCGTCGAGCCTCATTGCTGGGGGCGTCCTATCCGCTGCGCAGGCCGAGACCCTGATCTATGCCGCAAGCGCGCATGCCCGCGATCTGCCGGTACGGTTTGAGCCCGACGACAAGGGCTGTGCCTTGAAGGCGAGCCCCGACGGGCACGCCTACCGCATGGGCTACTTTCTTGGTGACGGAACTGGTGCAGGGAAAGGACGGCAGGTCGCTTCCGTCATCCTCGACCGGTGGGTGAGGGGCGAACGGCGCCACATCTGGATTTCCAAGAACGAAGCTTTGCTCGAAGATGCCCGCCGCGACTGGACCGCGCTCGGAGGCCTTCCCATCGACGTCCAGCCCCTTGGCCAATGGAAGCTCGGTGTCCCGATCGGGATGCGCGAAGGCATACTCTTCGTGACTTATCCGACACTACGCTCGGGCCGCAGCGACGCGACACGGCTCGAGCAGATTCTCGAATGGGCAGGGGAGGACTTCGACGGGCTCATTGTCTTTGACGAAGCCCATGCGATGGCCAACGCCGCTGGCGGGGAAGGCTCACGTGGTAAGGTCAAAGGATCGGAACAGGGCATTGCCGGTGTTCGCATCCAGAATCTGCTGCCGCGCGCCCGCGTGCTCTACGCATCGGCGACCGGGGCATCCGACGTCAATAATCTCGCCTATGCCACCCGTCTTGGGCTGTGGGGTCCCGAGACGGCTTTTGCCAATCGCGAAGCCTTCGTCGCAGACATTCGCGATGGCGGTATCGCTGCAATGGAACTGGTCGCCCGTGATCTGAAGTCACTTGGACTGTACGCGGCGAGGGCACTTTCATTCGCCGGAGTTGAGTACGAGATTCTCGAGCATTGCCTGACCCCCGACCAGGTAGCGGTTTATGACGCGTATGCAGACGCTTGGGCAATCATACATGGCAACCTGCGCGAGGCACTCGAGGCAACCCGGATCGTCGACACTGATAGTGGCGAAACCCTCAATTCAGGTGCCAAATCAGCGGCGCTTTCGGTTTTTGAAGGCACCAAGCAGCGCTTCTTCGCGCAGCTCCTTCTATCGATGAAGTTGCCGAGCCTACTGCCCGCAATCGACGCGGCACTTGCGGACGGCAACGCGGTTGTCGTGCAACTCGTCTCGACCGCCGAAGCCATGCTCAACCGCCGCCTCGCTGATCTCTCCGATGCGGAACGCGAAGCACTCGAAATCGATCTCTCCCCTCGCGAATTCCTGTAATGTTGAGCTCAACATTACACATATTCTTTGCAGTCGCAGTTTATGTCGAGCGTGGCGGCGGTAGGCGCAGGTTTCCTTCGGTTTTCCATGATTTCACTCCAGATAATATGAGTGCCAGGGGGTTGTCCGGAGACGGGCTAGGCCCGCCTTCGAACGTCGGTGAGCATCGTGATCAGGGCATCGGATGGCGGCTTGAAGCGCCCGGGCTTGATGGCAGGAGCGCCGTGCGCCGCGAGAATCTGCAGCTTCTCCTCGGGATCGGCGCGCAAATAGGTCTCGGTGCTCTGGATGCTGGCATGGCCGAGCCACAATGCGACTTTGCGAATGTCCCCTGTCGCCGCGAGCGTGTGCATTGCGCAGGAGTGGCGCAGCACGTGCGGTGTTACGCGCTTGCCAAGGATCGACGGCTGCTTCTCTGCCGCGCGCTTGACGTGCTCCGCCAAACGGAACGCAAATCCGTCGCGGGTCATGGGTTGCCCGCTGGCATTGAGGAATATCTCGGCAGCTTGCGCATCGGGGCGGATCGCAAGCCACGCGCGCAATGCGAACTGAGTCTCCTTCCAGAGCGGGAGGACCCGTTCACGCCGTCCCTTGCCCATGATGTGCACGGTGGA encodes:
- a CDS encoding alpha/beta fold hydrolase, which translates into the protein MAAAKLFLHGVPDSPAIWRPLLAALDLGDTPVAVPALPGFTGPLPAGFPATKEAYADWAAKEAEALFAEHGPIDIVGHDWGALIAQRVAMLRPDLIRSWAVSNAVIDPDYRGHRLARIWNTPILGELFMALSKPAKLAEGLAAQGMPADIAAEEAAQWASKDKQRAILKLYRSAKGLSFEHDWARDVGRLPANGTLIWGEGDPYVELSVAQRFSSNTGTPLTVIEGAGHWAIAERPREVAAALLAFWSGL
- a CDS encoding acyl carrier protein — protein: MSDSAEKVKKIVVEHLGVEADKVTEEASFIDDLGADSLDIVELVMAFEEEFGVEIPDDAAEKIATVKDAIDYIEANKG
- a CDS encoding DUF3617 domain-containing protein → MKKFVTVAVLSASLAVAGCGKSDSSADAGAEKAGGTSTASSSAPVKREAGNWKTDIKLVKFDMPGVPDNMKDQMAKQFAAASGTEQCVTQAQVDQENAADALSKGFGEGCTWAKKEIGGSTIDVAGTCTSNGQKVELAMNGTMAAKKTDVLVTSKGPAPAGGQMEMQMQVTSTNVGPCKA
- the mltG gene encoding endolytic transglycosylase MltG, which codes for MAIFALLLAACSGGAPHDAEVVVPPGASIAKAGQILEEKGLVSASEFRNQARFFGSDDPIKPGEYRIEKGMDAGDILALFQSGKTIQRLVMIPQGMPSIMVWERLMAEKRLKGEIPVPAEGSILPDSYAFTTGESRAAVVKRMQGAMDKAFAELWAKRSPRTAVKDRNEAMALASIVEKETSVPAERRTVAGVYTNRLAVGMKLQADPTIIYPVTKGKPLGRRILRSEILAVNDYNTYSMIGLPKGPIANPGKASIAAVLDPEANDYLFFVAKGDGSHIFARTLSEHNANVQKWYALRRERGEME
- a CDS encoding tetratricopeptide repeat protein, translating into MDHAKATDTQTAAETDRIIEQECERLLESPMFVRSPVLSRLLQFLVEHRLRGGRSAPKAYAIATEALGRSADFDPAVDSYPRVMVGRLRSLLDRYYADTPWVHRLRVPQGSYEVVIQHRNAPPGRSPVDPDDAASAPAADMPEADRPRSPATPGSHVAPRRPRWGLAFVFVALALLASWWFTAGKGKLLAATPAPMPLLEVSAPIAGDSGPSRALARALDGKLRDGLRRFDLVDLRSAGAPGTAAAAGRIDYRLDTSLVRTLEGNVDVTLVLNRVADQRTIWSQQLRLTADEVPEFTAIDPAIAQVAGDFGIIVRDQVQRQPDNFNPGFPCLAQFNRMRQMRNRASVQQIDACLRAGLKTSPNDPVTLTALSLLRFGDWQPRRTTKEGQAAFAEARLLAEQSYQNGPNSSAGLFAMARASFYAGNCPAGNAMGDAAIKLNPYDPDLSGFLGLFKTTCGQMDEGEALLRRSLALDSSYPGVPAVTLAFLLSQRGNQDEALSILDQMPSPSNMEPQYLMVRSVVLARSGNLPEARRQWQRLLAYTGQPASAPPERVLQQFVITPVVIARASAALREAGVVPAAKTRP
- the fabF gene encoding beta-ketoacyl-ACP synthase II, producing MRRVVVTGLGLVTPLGGDVETSWKNLIAGKSGAGPITHFDASDQKCTIACEVKGPDHEYGFDPGKRVDHKVQRQVDPFIIFGIDAAGQALEDAGLTEMTEEQKVRAGCSIGSGIGGLPGIESESLLLAEKGPGRVSPHFVHGRLINLISGQVSIKYGLKGPNHAVVTACSTGAHSIGDAARMIRDDDADVMLAGGAEATICPIGIAGFAQARALNMSYNDRPEQASRPYDKDRDGFVMGEGAGVVVLEEYEHAKARGAKIYAEVVGYGLSGDAYHVTAPDPEMDGAFRSMSAALKKAGMTPADIDYINAHGTSTMADTIELGAVKRLFGDAMSNVSMSSTKSAIGHLLGGAGAVETIFCILAIRDQVVPPTLNLDNPDEGTEGADLVPKVAKKRKVKAALNNSFGFGGTNASLIVKAVED